The Malus domestica chromosome 13, GDT2T_hap1 genome includes a window with the following:
- the LOC114820488 gene encoding serine/threonine-protein kinase VIK-like isoform X2, with translation MSSDASDSSGGGSASTADKDKQKEKEKARASTSLILWHAHNNDGVAVRKLLEEDSSLVHVHDYDNRTPLHAASLHGCIDVANCLIEHGADVNAQDRWKNTPLADAEGAKKQAMIELLKSNGGLSYGHNGSHFGPKPVPPPLPSKRDWEIEPSELDFTNSLTIGKGSFGEVLKVHWRGTEVAVKRIRPSLSSDRMVIQDFRHEVDLLVKFHHPNIVQFLGAVTEKKPLMLITEYLRGGDLHQYLKERGALSPTTAINFALDIARGMAYLHNEPNVIVHRDLKPRNVLLVNSSADHLKITDFGLSKLVKVQNSHDVYKMTGETGTYRYMAPEVFKHKRYDKKVDVFSFAMILYEMLEGNQPLSDYEAYEAAKYVAEGRRPSFHGKGHTPELKELIEQCWSADMNQRPSFLEIIKRLEKVKEKVVQPEHHWHIFNA, from the exons ATGAGCTCCGACGCTTCCGACTCGTCCGGCGGGGGTAGTGCTTCGACGGCCGACAAGGACAagcagaaggagaaggagaaggccCGAGCCAGCACCTCCCTCATACTCTGGCACGCCCACAACAACGACGGCGTCGCCGTCCGCAAGCTCCTCGAGGAGGATAGCTCCCTCGTCCACGTCCACGACTACGACAACCGCACTCCGCTCCACGCCGCCTCGCTCCACGGCTGTATCGACGTCGCCAACTGCCTTATTGAGCATGGCGCCGATGTCAACGCCCAAGATCGCTGGAAGAACACC CCTCTGGCTGATGCAGAAGGAGCTAAGAAGCAGGCGATGATTGAGCTTCTGAAATCGAACGGTGGCTTGTCTTAT GGCCACAATGGGAGCCATTTCGGACCGAAGCCCGTGCCGCCCCCTCTTCCCAGCAAGCGTGATTGGGAGATTGAACCGTCCGAGCTCGACTTCACCAACTCACTTACCATTGGGAAG GGATCGTTTGGTGAGGTTTTAAAAGTGCATTGGCGTGGAACTGAAGTAGCTGTCAAGCGAATTCGTCCATCTCTTTCCAGTGATAGAATGGTGAT CCAAGACTTCCGGCATGAAGTTGATTTGCTAGTGAAGTTTCATCACCCTAATATAGTCCAATTTCTTGGAGCTGTCACTGAGAAGAAGCCCCTTATGTTAATAACGGAGTATTTAAGAGGG GGTGATCTTCATCAGTACCTCAAGGAAAGGGGTGCACTTAGTCCTACAACAGCAATTAACTTTGCTTTGGATATTGCCAG AGGCATGGCGTATCTTCACAACGAGCCAAATGTTATAGTTCACCGAGACCTAAAACCAAG AAATGTTCTCTTAGTAAATTCCAGTGCCGACCATTTAAAAATCACAGATTTTGGATTAAGCAAGCTCGTCAAGGTTCAGAATTCTCACGATGTATACAAGATGACTGGCGAAACTGGAACCT ACCGCTATATGGCCCCCGAAGTTTTTAAGCACAAGAGATATGATAAGAAGGTTGACGTGTTCTCTTTCGCAATGATATTGTACGAG ATGCTTGAAGGGAACCAACCACTTTCGGATTACGAGGCTTATGAAGCAGCCAAATATGTGGCGGAAGGACGCAGGCCTTCGTTTCATGGAAAAGGGCACACCCCTGAACTGAAAGA GTTAATAGAGCAGTGTTGGTCTGCTGACATGAACCAAAGGCCTTCTTTCTTGGAGATTATCAAAAGGCTTGAGAAGGTAAAGGAAAAAGTTGTACAACCAGAACATCACTGGCACATATTTAATGCATAA
- the LOC114823585 gene encoding transmembrane emp24 domain-containing protein p24delta9-like: protein MIGLRLLLAAVIAGFLLSTSESLRFELQSGHTKCIVEDIKSSAMTVGKYSIVNPIEGQPMPNSHKLTVRVTSHYGNSYHYSELVESGQFAFVAAEAGDYMACFWAPDFKPQTTLTIEFDWKTGVAAKDWSNVAKKGTVDVMELELQKLFGTVTSIQEEMFYLREREGEMQDLNRATNSKMAWLSLLSLIVCLSVVGLQVWHLKTFFEKKKVI, encoded by the exons ATGATCGGATTGCGTCTTCTACTTGCTGCCGTGATCGCAGGGTTTTTATTGTCTACATCCGAATCTCTACGGTTCGAGCTGCAATCGGGTCACACGAAATGCATCGTGGAAGACATAAAATCCAGCGCCATGACCGTCGGAAAATACAGCATCGTCAACCCCATCGAAGGCCAGCCCATGCCCAATTCTCACAAGTTGACCGTCCGG gtGACGTCGCACTACGGAAATAGCTATCACTATTCGGAGCTGGTGGAATCGGGGCAGTTTGCGTTTGTGGCGGCGGAGGCGGGAGATTACATGGCGTGCTTCTGGGCGCCGGATTTCAAGCCCCAGACGACGTTGACCATCGAATTCGATTGGAAAACCGGCGTCGCCGCCAAGGACTGGTCCAATGTCGCCAAGAAAGGCACCGTTGAC GTCATGGAATTGGAGCTTCAAAAGTTGTTTGGTACGGTTACTTCCATTCAAGAGGAGATGTTCTATCTCCGCGAAAG GGAAGGAGAGATGCAGGATCTTAACAGAGCGACAAACTCGAAAATGGCCTGGCTGAGTCTTCTTTCGCTTATTGTTTGCTTATCGGTTGTGGGTTTACAAGTGTGGCACCTGAAGACATTTTTCGAGAAGAAGAAGGTTATATAA
- the LOC114822905 gene encoding rhamnogalacturonan I rhamnosyltransferase 1-like, which yields MEVRSEVGLHVRCEKIPAPVIGRTRLQVWFIRVCSSLFLWTCLVQLVAVGELWHPHLLSNITHRISEITLVPLPAVPSPPPLLPARNYTSNGFLRVSCNGGLNQMRAAICDMVTVARLLNLTLVVPELDKTSFWADPSNFEDIFDLRHFINSLRDEVRIVRRLPKMFSRKYGHKPLEMPPISWSNEKYYLEQILPLVSKHKVLHFNRTDARLANNWIPLDLQKLRCRVNFQALKFTPEIEALGYKLVRLLKEKGPYVALHLRYEMDMLAFSGCTHGCTEEEADELKRLRYAYPWWREKEIMSEEKRSQGLCPLTPEESALILQALGFSKDTQIYIAAGEIYGSERRLGPLRAAFPRIVKKETLLAPKELRQFQNHSSQMAALDFIVSVASNTFVPTYDGNMAKLVEGHRRYHGFKKSILLDRKRLVELLDLHLNGTHSWNQFSDAVRSIHEKRMGQPTRRRVIADRPKEEDYFYANPHECLCEETNCDDFSPGNSSKTG from the exons ATGGAGGTTAGATCTGAAGTCGGTTTACATGTGCGGTGCGAGAAGATTCCGGCGCCGGTGATTGGGCGGACGCGGTTGCAGGTGTGGTTCATTCGGGTGTGTTCGAGCTTGTTCCTGTGGACGTGTTTGGTTCAGTTAGTGGCGGTTGGGGAGCTATGGCATCCGCATTTGCTCTCCAATATAACCCATCGGATATCCGAAATCACGCTGGTTCCACTTCCGGCGGTCCCATCTCCGCCGCCTCTTCTCCCCGCCA GAAATTATACAAGTAACGGGTTTCTTAGAGTTTCCTGCAATGGGGGCTTGAATCAAATGCGTGCTGCG ATTTGTGACATGGTCACTGTTGCCCGGCTTTTAAATCTTACATTGGTTGTTCCAGAGCTTGATAAGACATCTTTCTGGGCTGATCCTAG TAACTTTGAGGATATCTTTGATCTAAGACATTTCATTAATTCACTGCGAGATGAAGTCCGAATTGTCAGAAGACTTCCAAAAATGTTTAGTAGAAAATATGGACATAAACCGCTCGAGATGCCTCCTATTAGTTGGTCAAATGAAAAATACTATCTTGAACAG ATATTGCCACTTGTTAGCAAGCATAAAGTGTTGCACTTTAACAGAACAGATGCACGTTTGGCAAACAATTGGATACCTCTTGATCTTCAGAAACTTCGGTGTCGTGTTAATTTCCAAGCACTGAAGTTCACTCCCGAGATTGAGGCTTTAGGGTACAAATTGGTTCGTCTACTTAAAGAAAAGGGACCTTATGTGGCTTTGCATCTAAGGTACGAAATGGACATGTTGGCTTTCTCAGGTTGTACTCATGGCTGCACTGAGGAAGAAGCTGATGAGCTCAAACGATTGAG ATATGCATATCCTTggtggagagagaaagagataatGTCTGAAGAGAAGAGATCTCAAGGTTTGTGTCCTCTAACGCCCGAGGAGAGTGCATTAATATTGCAAGCCTTGGGGTTTAGTAAGGACACACAAATCTATATAGCAGCTGGTGAGATTTATGGTAGTGAAAGGAGACTTGGTCCACTACGAGCTGCATTTCCACGGATT GTTAAGAAGGAAACACTTCTTGCTCCGAAGGAGTTGCGGCAGTTTCAGAATCATTCATCTCAAATGGCAGCTCTGGATTTTATAGTTTCGGTTGCTAGTAATACTTTTGTTCCTACATATGATGGGAATATGGCGAAACTTGTTGAAGGTCACCGAAG GTACCATGGGTTTAAAAAAAGCATCTTGCTCGACAGGAAAAGACTTGTAGAATTATTGGACTTGCATCTGAATGGGACACATTCGTGGAATCAGTTTTCGGACGCTGTACGTTCCATTCATGAGAAAAGAATGGGACAACCAACTCGGCGAAGAGTCATCGCAGACAGGCCAAAGGAGGAAGATTATTTCTACGCAAATCCTCATGAATGCCTCTGCGAGGAAACGAATTGTGATGACTTTAGCCCTGGAAACTCAAGCAAAACCGGGTGA
- the LOC114820488 gene encoding serine/threonine-protein kinase VIK-like isoform X1 has protein sequence MSSDASDSSGGGSASTADKDKQKEKEKARASTSLILWHAHNNDGVAVRKLLEEDSSLVHVHDYDNRTPLHAASLHGCIDVANCLIEHGADVNAQDRWKNTPLADAEGAKKQAMIELLKSNGGLSYLCFRVFLVLQGHNGSHFGPKPVPPPLPSKRDWEIEPSELDFTNSLTIGKGSFGEVLKVHWRGTEVAVKRIRPSLSSDRMVIQDFRHEVDLLVKFHHPNIVQFLGAVTEKKPLMLITEYLRGGDLHQYLKERGALSPTTAINFALDIARGMAYLHNEPNVIVHRDLKPRNVLLVNSSADHLKITDFGLSKLVKVQNSHDVYKMTGETGTYRYMAPEVFKHKRYDKKVDVFSFAMILYEMLEGNQPLSDYEAYEAAKYVAEGRRPSFHGKGHTPELKELIEQCWSADMNQRPSFLEIIKRLEKVKEKVVQPEHHWHIFNA, from the exons ATGAGCTCCGACGCTTCCGACTCGTCCGGCGGGGGTAGTGCTTCGACGGCCGACAAGGACAagcagaaggagaaggagaaggccCGAGCCAGCACCTCCCTCATACTCTGGCACGCCCACAACAACGACGGCGTCGCCGTCCGCAAGCTCCTCGAGGAGGATAGCTCCCTCGTCCACGTCCACGACTACGACAACCGCACTCCGCTCCACGCCGCCTCGCTCCACGGCTGTATCGACGTCGCCAACTGCCTTATTGAGCATGGCGCCGATGTCAACGCCCAAGATCGCTGGAAGAACACC CCTCTGGCTGATGCAGAAGGAGCTAAGAAGCAGGCGATGATTGAGCTTCTGAAATCGAACGGTGGCTTGTCTTAT CTCTGTTTTCGAGTGTTTCTGGTGCTGCAGGGCCACAATGGGAGCCATTTCGGACCGAAGCCCGTGCCGCCCCCTCTTCCCAGCAAGCGTGATTGGGAGATTGAACCGTCCGAGCTCGACTTCACCAACTCACTTACCATTGGGAAG GGATCGTTTGGTGAGGTTTTAAAAGTGCATTGGCGTGGAACTGAAGTAGCTGTCAAGCGAATTCGTCCATCTCTTTCCAGTGATAGAATGGTGAT CCAAGACTTCCGGCATGAAGTTGATTTGCTAGTGAAGTTTCATCACCCTAATATAGTCCAATTTCTTGGAGCTGTCACTGAGAAGAAGCCCCTTATGTTAATAACGGAGTATTTAAGAGGG GGTGATCTTCATCAGTACCTCAAGGAAAGGGGTGCACTTAGTCCTACAACAGCAATTAACTTTGCTTTGGATATTGCCAG AGGCATGGCGTATCTTCACAACGAGCCAAATGTTATAGTTCACCGAGACCTAAAACCAAG AAATGTTCTCTTAGTAAATTCCAGTGCCGACCATTTAAAAATCACAGATTTTGGATTAAGCAAGCTCGTCAAGGTTCAGAATTCTCACGATGTATACAAGATGACTGGCGAAACTGGAACCT ACCGCTATATGGCCCCCGAAGTTTTTAAGCACAAGAGATATGATAAGAAGGTTGACGTGTTCTCTTTCGCAATGATATTGTACGAG ATGCTTGAAGGGAACCAACCACTTTCGGATTACGAGGCTTATGAAGCAGCCAAATATGTGGCGGAAGGACGCAGGCCTTCGTTTCATGGAAAAGGGCACACCCCTGAACTGAAAGA GTTAATAGAGCAGTGTTGGTCTGCTGACATGAACCAAAGGCCTTCTTTCTTGGAGATTATCAAAAGGCTTGAGAAGGTAAAGGAAAAAGTTGTACAACCAGAACATCACTGGCACATATTTAATGCATAA